The Schizosaccharomyces pombe strain 972h- genome assembly, chromosome: I genome contains a region encoding:
- the stg1 gene encoding SM22/transgelin-like actin-modulating protein Stg1, whose amino-acid sequence MTSQLEKEAREWIEETLHTKLNAQLDLLDQLQSGVILCRICKEALGANIRYKESNMPFVQMENISAFINYAQQVVHVPSQDMFQTSDLFERRNDEQVLRSIHSFSRYAAKMFPGKVRGLGPKLAEKKPRVFSAQQQREFREGVNSLQYGSFDMPTQGTEKIAFSRRRDPTGNMY is encoded by the coding sequence ATGACGTCTcaacttgaaaaagaagcaagagAATGGATCGAAGAAACTTTGCATACGAAATTGAATGCTCAGTTAGACTTACTGGATCAATTACAATCCGGGGTGATTCTTTGCAGAATTTGCAAAGAAGCTTTAGGCGCTAACATTCGATACAAAGAATCTAACATGCCTTTTGTCCAAATGGAAAACATATCTGCCTTCATTAACTATGCACAGCAAGTTGTACATGTTCCTTCACAAGATATGTTTCAAACTTCTGATTTATTTGAGCGGAGAAATGATGAACAGGTTTTAAGAAGTATTCACTCCTTTTCGCGCTATGCCGCGAAAATGTTTCCCGGCAAAGTTCGTGGTTTGGGTCCTAAATTGGCAGAGAAGAAGCCTCGTGTTTTCTCAGCACAGCAGCAGCGTGAGTTTCGAGAAGGCGTAAATAGTCTTCAGTATGGAAGCTTTGATATGCCGACACAGGGAACCGAGAAGATTGCATTTTCTAGACGCAGGGACCCGACCGGAAATATGTATTAG
- the sea2 gene encoding SEACAT complex subunit Sea2, with product MPSRNSNVLQRPTYAQLASTSVKSSKGLVSYQDWVVDVKASISAISVNKSRTKVGVAGRELLKVLAVNPNSSKPPVCISDLLQKSTQTKHISCNDVKWGSSFASNLIFTCSPLGNLNVWDVNLEALLYDFNEHSRAVHKLDISSFHPSYVLTASQDGLIKLWDYKESSSTITFRGNSEAARDVVFSPSEPNEFVAAYDSGILQKWDIRFPKLPFLKLAAHNGVVLCVNYSPNGVFLASCGRDKTIRIWDSTSNKKKSLITINNVSPLNCVRWRPANQQSRGSNQLASSSLVGDTAINVWDITRPYIPYRTVSCHDSIVSTMHWASTELLWSCSKDGIFSQTRVENAFNCIDMLPRATSSWSTKNSLVFSSNPISNQRLSSLNRVASFESNISSLKSALYASQNSDGSTSNPVPFVPHNFVGIPQELGILAYRSEDVAQFCYLAKNYRISGDISSACKENAFFARNVGAEFAYQIWDALYFSLGVLNNSDKGISELINIPFVSANNSMADDEKGRNLKNLTQISTSSTPAHDNLSLNDFFEPREASTPSESSNSSIESEDNLDKAVLNKQSQWHDLENPIVLKKGQAPVNNFSTDSRASINSSYLLDSAASNYSGTSHNEMFNSFHRSSVTSASIKSREAVLSAGNSSRRASIFLDQLSLHGDTDSEIPIDDLPPIELPYVVTSIISDCISRGDVQTAACVCSVFSYLTIDLPRIQLDDLLESYVDLLRRFGMFSEATLLINMSGSKNLKYIHSSSRDLIFEMENKKATGNEQSEKGKENAKTVTSLKKCVYCELPLRGVLVYPPVCGHIGHESCLRSWYFDNTDDALPVCPVPGCGVKLLDKRALI from the coding sequence ATGCCTTCACGAAACTCAAACGTCCTTCAGCGACCTACTTATGCCCAACTTGCTAGCACATCTGTAAAGTCATCCAAAGGACTTGTTAGTTACCAAGACTGGGTTGTTGATGTAAAGGCCTCCATCAGTGCTATTTCGGTAAATAAAAGCCGTACAAAAGTGGGTGTAGCAGGCCGAGAGCTTCTAAAAGTTCTAGCTGTTAATCCAAACTCTTCAAAGCCTCCTGTTTGCATCTCTGACCTTCTACAAAAATCAACACAAACAAAGCACATCTCTTGCAATGATGTAAAGTGGGGTAGTAGTTTTgcttcaaatttaatttttacaTGTTCACCGCTTGGTAATCTCAATGTATGGGATGTTAATTTAGAAGCCCTTCTCTATGACTTTAATGAGCATTCTCGAGCCGTACATAAATTGGATATCTCTTCATTTCACCCGTCTTACGTTTTAACAGCCTCTCAGGATGGGTTAATTAAGCTTTGGGATTACAAGGAAAGCTCATCAACAATCACTTTTCGTGGAAATTCTGAAGCTGCTCGAGACGTCGTATTCTCCCCTTCTGAGCCAAATGAGTTCGTTGCCGCTTATGACAGTGGGATCTTGCAAAAATGGGATATCCGGTTTCCAAaacttccttttttaaaattagcTGCACATAATGGTGTTGTTTTGTGTGTTAATTATAGTCCTAATGGTGTTTTTTTAGCGTCATGCGGGAGAGATAAGACTATTCGTATTTGGGATTCCACaagcaacaaaaaaaagtccCTTATAACTATCAATAATGTCAGTCCCCTCAATTGTGTTCGTTGGCGACCGGCTAATCAGCAATCGAGAGGTTCTAATCAACTTGCAAGCTCTTCTCTTGTAGGTGATACCGCAATAAATGTTTGGGATATTACTAGGCCTTATATCCCATACAGAACCGTCAGTTGTCATGATAGTATTGTTTCAACGATGCATTGGGCTTCTACAGAGCTACTCTGGTCTTGTAGTAAAGATGGAATTTTTTCTCAGACGAGAGTTGAAAATGCCTTTAATTGTATTGATATGCTTCCACGTGCAACTAGTTCATGGTCAACTAAAAATAGCCTTGTGTTCTCTTCAAATCCTATTTCTAATCAAAGATTGTCGTCGTTAAATCGTGTCGCATCTTTTGAGAGCAATATCAGCTCTTTAAAGTCCGCTTTATATGCCTCTCAAAATTCTGATGGGTCCACAAGTAATCCTGTTCCTTTTGTGCCTCACAATTTTGTTGGCATTCCTCAGGAACTAGGGATCCTTGCATATCGCTCTGAAGATGTTGCTCAATTTTGCTATTTAGCCAAAAATTATCGCATATCAGGAGATATCTCTTCTGCTTGTAAAGAGAACGCATTTTTTGCACGAAATGTTGGAGCTGAATTTGCTTATCAAATTTGGGATGCTTTGTATTTTTCACTAGGGGTACTTAACAATTCTGATAAAGGAATTAGtgaattaataaatattccTTTTGTTTCTGCTAACAATTCTATGGCTGATGATGAGAAAGGTcgaaatttaaaaaatttaacgcAAATTTCAACGTCCTCAACCCCCGCTCATGATAATTTATcattaaatgatttttttgaaccaCGGGAAGCATCTACTCCTTCAGAATCCTCTAATTCATCTATCGAATCCGAGGACAATCTCGATAAAGCCGTCCTTAATAAGCAATCGCAATGGCATGATTTAGAAAATCCGATCGTATTAAAGAAAGGACAAGCACCggttaataatttttcaactGATAGCCGGGCAAGCATCAATTCATCCTATTTACTAGATTCTGCAGCATCAAATTATTCTGGTACGTCACATAACGAAATGTTCAATTCATTCCACAGAAGTTCTGTTACATCTGCTTCAATCAAATCGAGAGAAGCCGTATTGAGTGCTGGTAATTCTTCACGTCGAGCATCTATATTTTTAGACCAGTTATCATTACATGGAGATACTGATTCTGAAATTCCTATCGATGATCTACCTCCTATTGAACTTCCTTATGTTGTTACATCGATTATAAGCGACTGTATATCTCGAGGAGATGTCCAAACGGCAGCCTGCGTTTGTTCAGTTTTTTCATACCTAACTATAGATTTACCACGGATTCAATTAGACGATTTACTTGAAAGTTATGTTGATTTGTTAAGGAGATTCGGAATGTTCAGTGAAGCTACTCTCCTTATAAACATGTCTGGTTCAAAAAATCTCAAGTACATTCATTCAAGTAGTAGagatttgatttttgaaatggaaaacaaaaaagcaaCCGGTAACGAGCAATCCGAAAAAGgtaaagaaaatgcaaagACCGTTACTAGTCTCAAAAAATGTGTTTATTGTGAGCTACCGTTAAGAGGCGTGCTCGTTTATCCTCCCGTTTGTGGCCACATCGGTCATGAAAGCTGTCTACGTTCTTGGTATTTTGATAATACAGACGATGCATTGCCAGTATGTCCAGTTCCCGGCTGCGGTGTCAAACTGCTAGATAAACGTGCtctgatttaa
- the spp42 gene encoding U5 snRNP complex subunit Spp42: MASLPPGNPPPPPPPPGFEPPSQPPPPPPPGYVKKRKNKTPAQSGNLEKQLNERARKWRASQKSKFGVKRKQGYVQTEKADLPPEHLRKIMKDRGDMSSRKFRADKRSYLGALKYLPHAVLKLLENMPMPWEEYREVKVLYHVTGAITFVNESPRVIEPHFIAQWGTMWMMMRREKRDRKNFKRLRFPPFDDEEPPFSIDQLLDLEPLEAIRMDLDEEDDAPVMDWFYENKALEDTPHVNGPTYRRWKLNLPQMANLHRLGYQLLSDLRDDNYFYLFNDNSFFTAKALNVAIPGGPKFEPLYKDEAPEMEDWNEFNDIYKLIIRHPIKTEYRIAFPYLYNSRARSVALSEYHQPSNVFVPPEDPDLPAFFWDPIINPITSRQLTLHELDTSPEDSAIEEDPNFEIPFDPFFHSEDIEFEHTASALILLWAPHPFNKRSGATKRAQDVPLIKHWYLEHCPPNQPVKVRVSYQKLLKSHVMNKLHMAHPKSHTNRSLLRQLKNTKFFQSTSIDWVEAGLQVCRQGYNMLQLLIHRKGLTYLHLDYNCNLKPTKTLTTKERKKSRFGNAFHLMREILRLTKLIVDSHVQYRLGNIDAYQLADGLHYIFNHVGQLTGMYRYKYRLMRQIRACKDFKHLIYYRFNTGPVGKGPGCGFWAPSWRVWLFFLRGIVPLLERWLGNLLARQFEGRHSTGVAKQITKQRVDSHQDLELRAAVMNDILDMIPEGIRQGKSKTILQHLSEAWRCWKANIPWKVPGLPAPIENMILRYVKSKADWWTSVAHFNRERIRRGATVDKTVAKKNLGRLTRLWLKAEQERQHNYLKDGPYVTADEAVAIYTTFVHWLESRRFQPIPFPPLSYKHDTKLLVLALERLKEAYSVKGRLNQSQREELALVEQAYDNPHEMLSQIKRRLLTMRTFKEVGIEFMDMYSHLIPVYSVDPMEKICDAYLDQYLWFEADRRHLFPSWVKPSDSEPPPLLVYKWCQGINNLTDVWETSNGECNVLMETRLSKVFEKVDLTLLNRLMSLLMDTNLASYASAKNNVVLSYKDMSHTNSYGLVRGLQFSSFIWQFYGLVLDLLILGLQRATEIAGPADAPNDFLHFKDQATETSHPIRLYTRYIDKVYIMFRFTDEESRDLIQRFLNENPDPTNSNVVNYSKGKKNCWPRDARMRLMKHDVNLGRAVFWEIRNRLPRSLTTLEWEDTFPSVYSKDNPNLLFSMTGFEVRILPKIRQNEEFSLKDGVWNLTDNRTKQRTAQAFIRVTEDGINQFGNRIRQILMSSGSTTFTKIANKWNTALIALMTYYREAAISTPELLDLLVKCESKIQTRVKISLNSKMPSRFPPAVFYSPKELGGLGMLSMGHVLIPQSDLRWSKQTDTGITHFRSGMTTNGEHLIPNLYRYIQPWESEFIDSQRVWAEYAMKRQEALQQNRRLTLEDLEDSWDRGIPRINTLFQKDRHTLAYDKGWRVRTEFKQYQLLKNNPFWWTSQRHDGKLWQLNNYRVDVIQALGGVEGILEHTMFKATGFPSWEGLFWEKASGFEESMKFKKLTNAQRSGLNQIPNRRFTLWWSPTINRANVYVGFQVQLDLTGIMMHGKIPTLKISLIQIFRSHLWQKIHESVVWDLCQVLDQELESLQIETVQKETIHPRKSYKMNSSCADILLLAAYKWNVSRPSLLNDNRDVLDNTTTNKYWIDVQLRFGDYDSHDIERYTRAKFLDYSTDAQSMYPSPTGVLIGIDLCYNMHSAYGNWIPGMKPLIQQSMNKIMKANPALYVLRERIRKGLQLYASEPQEQYLSSSNYAELFSNQIQLFVDDTNVYRVTIHKTFEGNLTTKPINGAIFIFNPRTGQLFLKVIHTSVWAGQKRLGQLAKWKTAEEVAALIRSLPVEEQPRQIIVTRKGMLDPLEVHLLDFPNITIKGSELQLPFQAIIKLDKINDLILRATEPQMVLFNLYDDWLQSVSSYTAFSRLILILRALNVNTEKTKLILRPDKSIITKENHVWPNLDDQQWLDVEPKLRDLILADYAKKNNINVASLTNSEVRDIILGMTITAPSLQRQQIAEIEKQGRENAQVTAVTTKTTNVHGDEMVVTTTSAYENEKFSSKTEWRNRAISSISLPLRTKNIYVNSDNISETFPYTYILPQNLLRKFVTISDLRTQVAGYMYGKSPSDNPQIKEIRCIALVPQLGSIRNVQLPSKLPHDLQPSILEDLEPLGWIHTQSSELPYLSSVDVTTHAKILSSHPEWDTKAVTLTVSYIPGSISLAAYTVSKEGIEWGSKNMDINSDEAIGYEPSMAEKCQLLLSDRIQGFFLVPEEGVWNYNFNGASFSPKMTYSLKLDVPLPFFALEHRPTHVISYTELETNDRLEEDMPDAFA; this comes from the coding sequence ATGGCGTCGTTACCACCGGGGAATCCTCCTCCACCGCCTCCTCCGCCTGGATTTGAGCCTCCTTCACAGCCTCCACCTCCTCCACCTCCAGGTTATgtgaagaaaagaaaaaacaagacTCCAGCACAGTCTGGAAATCTTGAAAAGCAACTTAACGAAAGAGCACGCAAATGGCGCGCTTCtcaaaaatcaaagttTGGTGTCAAAAGGAAGCAGGGTTATGTTCAAACAGAGAAAGCTGATCTTCCGCCTGAGCACCTGCGCAAAATTATGAAAGACAGGGGAGATATGTCTTCTAGGAAGTTTCGTGCTGATAAACGTTCCTATTTGGGCGCTTTGAAGTACTTGCCACATGCTGTGCTAAAATTGCTTGAGAACATGCCAATGCCTTGGGAAGAATACAGGGAGGTCAAGGTTTTATATCATGTAACCGGTGCTATAACTTTTGTAAACGAGAGTCCTCGCGTAATTGAACCGCATTTTATTGCTCAATGGGGAACGATGTGGATGATGATGAGACGCGAGAAGCGTGatcgaaaaaattttaagcgTTTGCGGTTTCCTCCTTTTGACGATGAAGAGCCACCATTTTCTATTGATCAATTGCTTGATTTAGAGCCGTTAGAGGCTATTAGAATGGACttagatgaagaagatgacGCTCCTGTTATGGATTGGTTTTACGAAAATAAGGCTTTGGAAGATACTCCCCATGTAAATGGTCCAACCTATCGTCGTTGGAAGCTTAATTTACCTCAGATGGCTAATTTACATCGTTTAGGTTACCAACTTTTGAGTGATTTACGCGATGATAATTACTTTTACTTGTTTAATGACAATAGTTTCTTTACGGCTAAAGCTTTGAACGTGGCTATCCCAGGAGGTCCGAAATTTGAACCTTTATACAAAGACGAAGCCCCAGAAATGGAAGATTGGAATGAATTTAATGACATTTATAAACTTATTATCCGACATCCCATTAAAACTGAATACCGGATAGCGTTTCCTTACCTTTATAATTCTAGAGCTCGAAGCGTTGCACTAAGTGAATACCACCAACCGTCTAATGTTTTCGTTCCTCCTGAGGATCCTGATCTTCCggcttttttttgggaTCCCATAATAAACCCCATCACTTCCCGCCAACTCACTTTGCATGAACTAGATACCTCTCCCGAAGATTCTGCCATAGAAGAAGATCCTAATTTTGAAATCCCTTTCGATCCTTTCTTTCATTCCGAAGATATAGAATTTGAGCACACAGCCAGTGCTCTGATTTTATTGTGGGCACCCCATCCTTTTAATAAGCGATCTGGTGCGACTAAGCGTGCGCAAGATGTTCCACTGATAAAGCATTGGTATTTAGAGCATTGTCCTCCTAATCAGCCTGTTAAAGTTCGTGTGTCAtatcaaaaacttttaaaatccCATGTTATGAATAAGTTGCACATGGCGCATCCCAAATCGCACACCAATCGCAGCTTACTTAGacagttaaaaaatactaaattttttcaaagtacTTCTATCGATTGGGTTGAAGCTGGTCTCCAAGTTTGTCGCCAAGGGTACAACATGCTGCAATTACTTATTCACAGAAAAGGGTTGACATATTTACATTTGGATTACAACTGTAATTTAAAACCTACAAAGACATTAACTACgaaggaaagaaagaaatctAGGTTTGGTAATGCATTTCACTTGATGCGCGAAATACTTCGCCTTACTAAATTAATTGTCGATTCTCATGTACAGTATCGTTTGGGAAACATTGACGCATATCAGCTAGCTGATGGATTACATTACATATTTAATCATGTTGGTCAACTTACGGGAATGTATCGTTATAAATATCGATTGATGCGGCAGATTCGTGCTTGCAAAGATTTCAAGCATCTTATTTATTATCGCTTCAACACTGGTCCTGTTGGCAAAGGTCCAGGTTGTGGGTTTTGGGCTCCCAGTTGGCGTGTATGGCTTTTCTTTCTACGCGGAATTGTTCCTTTGCTAGAGCGCTGGCTGGGCAATTTGCTTGCTAGACAATTTGAAGGCCGTCATTCTACAGGAGTGGCAAAACAAATAACCAAGCAGCGTGTCGATTCTCATCAAGATCTAGAATTGAGGGCTGCAGTGATGAATGATATTTTGGATATGATACCTGAAGGAATTCGCCAAGGCAAAAGCAAAACCATTTTGCAGCATCTTAGTGAAGCTTGGCGTTGTTGGAAGGCTAACATACCTTGGAAGGTTCCGGGTCTCCCTGCACCTATTGAGAATATGATTTTGAGATATGTGAAGTCAAAAGCAGATTGGTGGACCTCAGTCGCTCACTTCAATCGTGAACGTATTCGTCGAGGAGCTACTGTTGATAAAACCGTGGCGAAAAAGAATCTTGGCAGATTAACTAGGCTTTGGTTAAAAGCTGAACAAGAAAGGCAACATAATTATCTAAAAGATGGACCTTATGTAACTGCCGATGAGGCAGTTGCTATATATACTACTTTTGTACATTGGTTAGAAAGTAGGCGATTCCAACCTATTCCCTTTCCTCCACTTTCGTACAAACATGATACGAAACTTCTTGTTTTAGCACTTGAACGCTTAAAAGAAGCGTATTCGGTGAAGGGTCGCTTGAATCAATCCCAACGAGAGGAATTAGCATTAGTGGAACAAGCCTACGATAATCCACATGAGATGCTGTCCCAAATTAAAAGGCGTTTATTGACAATGCGTACTTTTAAAGAGGTAGGGATTGAGTTTATGGATATGTATTCTCACTTGATTCCTGTTTATTCTGTAGATCCGATGGAGAAAATTTGTGATGCTTATCTCGATCAATACCTTTGGTTTGAGGCCGATCGTCGACACCTATTTCCTTCCTGGGTAAAGCCTTCTGATTCAGAACCTCCACCTCTTCTTGTTTACAAATGGTGCCAAGGAATTAATAATCTTACAGATGTTTGGGAAACTTCCAACGGCGAATGTAACGTTTTAATGGAAACTAGGCTGTCTAAAGTATTTGAGAAAGTTGACTTAACACTTCTTAATAGACTGATGTCATTACTAATGGACACCAATTTAGCTTCCTACGCTAGTGCTAAAAACAACGTTGTTTTGTCATATAAGGATATGTCGCATACCAACTCGTATGGCCTAGTCCGTGGTTTACAATTTTCAAGTTTCATCTGGCAGTTTTATGGATTAGTGTTGGATTTACTAATACTTGGCCTTCAACGCGCTACAGAAATAGCTGGTCCTGCAGATGCACCGAATGATTTTCTACACTTCAAAGATCAGGCAACTGAGACCAGTCACCCTATTCGACTGTATACACGCTATATTGATAAAGTTTATATAATGTTTCGATTTACTGATGAAGAATCCCGTGATTTGATTCAACgatttttgaatgaaaatcCTGATCCCACAAACAGCAATGTTGTAAATTATTctaaaggtaaaaaaaattgttggcCTCGAGATGCTCGTATGAGACTCATGAAACACGACGTGAATCTCGGACGTGCTGTCTTTTGGGAGATTCGTAATCGTTTACCTAGATCACTAACTACCCTTGAGTGGGAGGATACCTTTCCTAGTGTTTACAGCAAAGACAATCCTAATTTATTGTTCTCGATGACAGGATTCGAGGTTAGAATCCTTCCAAAGATCCGacaaaatgaagaattttctttgaaggATGGTGTATGGAATCTCACAGATAATCGTACGAAACAACGGACAGCGCAAGCTTTCATACGTGTTACGGAGGATGGTATAAATCAATTTGGAAACCGTATACGTCAGATTCTTATGTCCTCTGGTTCCACTACCTTTACCAAGATTGCTAATAAATGGAATACTGCTCTAATAGCTCTCATGACTTATTATAGGGAAGCCGCGATTTCTACGCCCGAGCTTCTAGATTTACTTGTTAAATGTGAATCGAAAATACAAACTCgagtaaaaatttcattaaattctAAAATGCCTAGTCGCTTTCCTCCAGCCGTTTTCTACTCGCCTAAAGAACTTGGTGGATTAGGAATGCTTTCAATGGGTCATGTACTTATTCCACAATCTGATCTTAGATGGTCGAAACAAACTGATACTGGTATTACTCATTTTCGAAGTGGAATGACTACCAATGGAGAACATTTGATTCCAAACCTTTATCGTTATATTCAGCCATGGGAATCAGAGTTTATTGACTCTCAGCGTGTATGGGCTGAGTATGCAATGAAGAGACAAGAAGCTCTACAACAAAATCGTCGTTTAACTTTAGAGGATCTGGAAGATTCATGGGATCGAGGAATTCCTCGTATAAATACtctatttcaaaaagatagACACACATTGGCATATGATAAAGGATGGCGTGTTAGGACTGAGTTTAAGCAGTACCAGCTCCTTAAAAACAATCCATTCTGGTGGACGAGTCAAAGACATGATGGAAAATTATGgcaattaaataattaccGAGTAGATGTCATTCAGGCTTTAGGTGGTGTCGAAGGTATTTTGGAGCATACGATGTTTAAAGCTACTGGATTTCCTTCATGGGAAGGTCTTTTTTGGGAAAAAGCATCTGGTTTTGAAGAATCCATGAAGTTCAAAAAGCTTACTAATGCTCAGCGTTCAGGTTTAAATCAAATCCCTAACCGTAGATTTACGCTTTGGTGGAGTCCCACTATCAATCGTGCTAACGTTTATGTCGGATTTCAAGTACAACTGGATTTGACTGGAATCATGATGCATGGCAAAATTCCAACCCTGAAGATTTCActcattcaaatttttcgtTCTCATTTATGGcaaaaaattcatgaaTCTGTTGTTTGGGATTTGTGTCAAGTGCTTGACCAAGAATTAGAGTCATTGCAAATTGAAACAGtccaaaaagaaactaTCCATCCTCGTAAAAGTTATAAAATGAATAGTTCTTGTGCAGATATCCTCCTTTTGGCTGCCTATAAATGGAACGTATCAAGGCCATCCTTATTGAACGATAATCGCGATGTGCTTGACAACACTACCACCAACAAATATTGGATTGATGTACAACTTCGATTTGGAGATTATGATTCTCATGATATTGAACGTTATACTAGAGCtaaatttttggattatAGCACTGATGCTCAAAGCATGTATCCTTCACCGACCGGTGTCTTAATCGGCATTGATCTTTGTTACAATATGCATAGTGCATATGGTAACTGGATTCCTGGTATGAAACCATTAATTCAACAGAGCATGAACAAGATCATGAAAGCCAATCCAGCCTTATATGTGTTGCGTGAACGCATACGAAAAGGTCTTCAATTATATGCTTCTGAACCCCAAGAGCAGTATTTGTCCTCCTCAAATTATGCTGAACTCTTTAGTAATCAAATTCAATTATTCGTTGATGATACTAATGTTTATCGGGTTACCATTcataaaacatttgaaggTAATTTGACTACGAAACCCATTAATGGTgctatttttatattcaatCCGAGAACTGGTCAATTGTTCTTAAAAGTTATTCATACGTCAGTTTGGGCGGGACAAAAACGATTGGGACAATTGGCGAAATGGAAGACTGCTGAAGAAGTTGCTGCTTTGATTCGTTCTCTGCCTGTTGAAGAACAACCTCGACAGATTATAGTAACTCGAAAGGGCATGTTGGATCCATTAGAAGTTCATCTTTTGGACTTTCCTAATATAACCATTAAGGGTAGTGAATTACAGCTTCCTTTCCAAGCGATTATTAAACTTGATAAAATCAATGATTTGATTTTACGTGCCACCGAACCGCAAATGgtacttttcaatttatatGATGACTGGCTTCAATCGGTATCATCGTATACAGCTTTTTCACGCTTGATACTTATCTTGCGCGCATTGAATGTCAATACTGAGAAAACGAAGCTAATTCTTAGACCAGACAAGTCTATAATTACAAAAGAGAATCACGTGTGGCCCAACCTGGATGATCAACAATGGCTTGATGTTGAACCGAAACTTAGAGATTTGATCCTTGCTGATTATGCtaagaaaaacaatattaaCGTTGCTAGTCTTACGAACTCGGAAGTGCGAGATATTATTCTCGGTATGACAATAACGGCTCCTTCTCTTCAACGTCAACAGATAGCTGAAATAGAAAAGCAAGGCCGTGAGAATGCCCAAGTTACGGCTGTCACCACAAAAACTACTAACGTGCATGGTGATGAAATGGTGGTTACTACAACATCTGCgtatgaaaatgaaaagttttctAGTAAAACAGAATGGAGAAATCGTGCCATATCATCTATCAGTTTACCCCTTCGTacaaaaaacatttatgTTAACTCTGATAATATCAGCGAAACTTTTCCTTATACATACATTCTTCCTCAAAATCTGCTTCGTAAGTTTGTTACGATATCCGATTTAAGGACACAGGTTGCCGGATATATGTATGGTAAAAGTCCGTCAGACAACCCTCAAATTAAGGAAATTCGTTGTATTGCACTTGTACCACAGCTTGGCAGTATAAGAAATGTGCAGCTTCCTTCTAAACTGCCTCATGATCTTCAGCCTTCTATATTAGAAGACCTTGAGCCCCTTGGTTGGATACACACTCAAAGTTCTGAACTTCCCTATTTATCATCTGTCGATGTAACTACAcatgcaaaaattttatcttcTCATCCTGAATGGGATACCAAAGCTGTAACTTTGACAGTGAGCTACATTCCTGGTTCGATATCCTTAGCTGCATATACTGTGTCAAAGGAAGGAATTGAGTGGGGATCAAAAAACATGGATATCAACAGTGATGAAGCTATCGGGTATGAACCTTCTATGGCTGAAAAATGTCAGCTGCTATTGTCCGATAGAATTCAAGGATTTTTCTTGGTACCAGAAGAGGGCGTATGGAATTATAATTTCAATGGTGCAAGCTTCAGTCCTAAAATGACGTACAGTTTAAAACTTGATGTCCCTCTGCCATTCTTTGCTTTAGAGCATAGACCTACTCATGTAATAAGCTATACTGAACTGGAGACGAATGACAGATTAGAGGAAGATATGCCAGATGCATTTGCATGA
- the mug114 gene encoding protein mug114 gives MDNKKGGLFKIAKKLRNGTKVWARAGYFKCKLLKITTTGAPCLFAGRLKRRYDATFQSMVEIFRQEIANDVTCGRVETALLYFVNKFFRSVGCFGKGKEREVKTDRQRDTGSGEQRIRLERDTETLYQSQLRINQVNGWMSGWMQISLILQ, from the coding sequence ATGGATAATAAGAAGGGAGGATTGTtcaaaattgcaaaaaagcTCCGGAATGGCACAAAAGTTTGGGCGCGGGCGGGATACTTCAAATGCAAGTTACTAAAGATAACGACGACCGGGGCACCTTGTTTGTTTGCTGGTCGATTGAAAAGGCGGTATGACGCTACTTTTCAAAGTATGGTAGAGATCTTTAGACAAGAAATAGCCAATGACGTAACTTGTGGGCGTGTGGAGACCGCTTTGCTATACTTCGTTAACAAGTTTTTCCGAAGTGTTGGATGTTTCGGAAAGGGCAAGGAGAGAGAAGTAAAGACAGACAGACAGAGAGATACAGGCAGCGGAGAGCAAAGAATAAGGCTAGAACGGGATACCGAAACACTGTACCAGAGTCAACTTCGGATAAACCAAGTGAATGGATGGATGAGTGGATGGATGCAAATTAGCTTGATTTtgcaataa